A genomic segment from Sciurus carolinensis chromosome 1, mSciCar1.2, whole genome shotgun sequence encodes:
- the LOC124966892 gene encoding mitochondrial import inner membrane translocase subunit Tim8 B-like: MGAGSGPGRNPWSSPLDPTGPVGGAGLGEADEAGVTALVAAGQQKAQFTTQVHHFVERGWHECVEKPGSRLDSGTENCPSTCVNRFIDTTLAIIRRFAQIVQKRGQ; encoded by the exons ATGGGCGCGGGCTCGGGCCCAGGGCGGAACCCCTGGAGCTCTCCGCTCGACCCGACCGGTCCCGTCG GCGGGGCGGGGCTAGGGGAGGCGGACGAAGCTGGCGTGACCGCGCTGGTGGCTGCTGGACAGCAGAAGGCGCAGTTCACTACACAGGTGCATCACTTCGTGGAGCGCGGTTGGCATGAATGTGTGGAGAAGCCGGGGAGCCGCCTAGACTCTGGAACTGAAAATTGCCCCTCGACCTGTGTGAACCGCTTCATTGACACTACTCTTGCCATCATCAGGCGGTTTGCCCAGATTGTACAGAAAAGAGGGCAGTAG